From the Quercus lobata isolate SW786 chromosome 6, ValleyOak3.0 Primary Assembly, whole genome shotgun sequence genome, one window contains:
- the LOC115994909 gene encoding cytochrome P450 CYP736A12-like, with protein MSPLTLAIFLLLSIWTFIHILSRPKNHKNQPKLPPGPRSLPIIGNLHMLGSLPHRALHSLAKKYGPIMSLRLGNVPTIVVSSPQAAELFLKTHDTIFASRPKLQVSEYLAYGTKGMAFTEYGSYWRNIRKLCTLQLLSVSKIDSFAPVRKAEVGSLVQSLKKAAAAHEVVDLSGKVCELNEETTCRMIFGRSSDDRFDLKTLIEENLSLAGAFNLADYVPYLGALDLQGLTRRMKKCSKALDIVLENIIKEHEKIPSSGQQDRETDFIDTLLSLMNQPMNPHDEQVYIIDRTNIKAIILDMISGAYDTSAAAIEWTFSELLRYPRVMKHAQEELERVVGMNRMVEETDLAKLPYLDMVVKESLRLHPVGPLLVPHESMEDIEVNGYYVPKKSRIIINFWAIGRDPCVWSDNVEEFYPERFINSNIDLKGRDFQLIPFGSGRRGCPGMHLGLTTVKYVLAQLLHCFHWELPSGMLPNDLEMSEKFGLSMRRAEHLSAMPTYRLLG; from the exons ATGTCTCCATTGACATTAGCTATTTTCCTTCTACTATCCATCTGGACATTCATACACATCCTATCACGGCCAAAGAACCACAAAAATCAGCCTAAACTCCCACCGGGCCCTCGTTCCTTACCAATCATCGGTAACCTTCACATGCTAGGTAGTCTCCCACACCGAGCCCTCCATAGCTTAGCCAAAAAATATGGACCCATCATGTCATTACGGCTTGGCAATGTACCAACTATTGTGGTCTCATCTCCTCAAGCTGCTGAGCTATTTTTAAAGACCCATGACACCATTTTTGCTAGCCGGCCAAAACTCCAAGTCTCTGAATACTTGGCTTATGGTACCAAGGGCATGGCTTTCACCGAGTATGGTTCATATTGGCGCAACATTAGGAAACTATGTACGTTGCAACTTCTtagtgtttcaaaaatagattCATTTGCACCTGTGAGGAAGGCGGAGGTAGGATCACTAGTGCAGTCACTGAAAAAAGCCGCGGCGGCGCATGAGGTCGTGGACCTTAGTGGGAAAGTGTGCGAACTTAATGAGGAAACTACATGTAGAATGATATTTGGGCGAAGTAGTGATGATAGATTCGACTTGAAAACGCTTATTGAGGAGAACTTGAGCTTGGCGGGGGCTTTCAATCTAGCTGATTATGTGCCTTACCTTGGGGCACTTGATCTACAG GGATTGACACGACGTATGAAGAAATGTAGCAAGGCTTTGGACATAGTCTTGGAGAATATCATCAAGGAGCATGAAAAAATTCCTAGTAGTGGTCAACAAGATCGGGAAACAGACTTTATAGACACGCTGCTTTCTTTGATGAACCAACCCATGAATCCTCATGATGAGCAAGTATACATTATTGATCGAACAAATATCAAGGCTATCATACTAGACATGATTTCGGGTGCATATGACACTTCAGCTGCTGCGATTGAGTGGACATTTTCTGAACTCTTGAGGTATCCACGAGTGATGAAACATGCACAGGAGGAGCTAGAACGTGTAGTTGGAATGAATCGGATGGTGGAGGAGACTGATTTGGCGAAATTACCGTACTTGGATATGGTGGTGAAGGAAAGCTTACGACTTCATCCTGTTGGACCATTATTAGTCCCACATGAATCCATGGAGGACATTGAGGTCAATGGATATTATGTCCCCAAGAAATCacgaataataataaatttttgggCTATTGGACGAGATCCTTGTGTGTGGTCTGATAATGTGGAAGAATTTTACCCTGAAAGGTTcataaatagtaatatagaCCTCAAAGGACGTGACTTCCAGCTTATCCCATTTGGGTCTGGTCGCAGAGGGTGCCCTGGAATGCATCTAGGCCTTACAACTGTTAAATATGTTCTAGCTCAATTACTACATTGCTTTCACTGGGAGCTCCCTAGTGGTATGTTGCCTAATGACTTGGAAATGAGTGAGAAGTTTGGGCTATCAATGCGAAGAGCTGAGCACTTGTCTGCAATGCCAACTTATCGCCTACTTGGTTAA